In Collimonas arenae, a single genomic region encodes these proteins:
- a CDS encoding peptidylprolyl isomerase produces MAVILTTNHGKIKIELDAEKAPKSVENFLAYVNAGHYNGTIFHRVIPGFMVQGGGFEPGMKQKPTNDPVENEAKNGLKNAPYTLAMARTSAPHSASAQFFINVKNNSFLDYPGQDGWGYCVFGKVVEGMDIVDAIEKVKTTRSGMFADVPETDVIIEKAEVVA; encoded by the coding sequence ATGGCTGTCATCCTCACCACCAACCACGGCAAGATCAAGATCGAACTGGACGCTGAAAAAGCACCGAAGAGCGTTGAAAACTTCCTGGCCTATGTTAACGCCGGCCATTACAACGGCACGATTTTTCACCGTGTGATTCCAGGCTTTATGGTGCAAGGCGGCGGTTTCGAGCCTGGCATGAAACAAAAACCGACCAACGATCCAGTTGAAAACGAAGCCAAGAACGGCCTCAAGAATGCGCCATACACCCTCGCAATGGCACGTACTTCGGCACCGCATTCGGCGTCGGCGCAGTTCTTCATCAACGTCAAGAACAACAGCTTCCTCGACTATCCTGGCCAGGACGGCTGGGGTTATTGCGTATTCGGCAAGGTAGTTGAAGGCATGGACATCGTCGACGCTATCGAGAAAGTCAAGACCACACGCAGCGGCATGTTCGCTGACGTACCGGAAACCGACGTCATCATCGAAAAAGCCGAAGTAGTCGCTTAA
- the rlmB gene encoding 23S rRNA (guanosine(2251)-2'-O)-methyltransferase RlmB, with amino-acid sequence MKSKMIFGFHAVTARLRHEASSVEEIYVDASRVDRRMQDLLQAAKAVGVRVIPVDDQRLSNIVGTRRHQGVVAKAGELSLARNLDELLDAIVGPPLLLILDGITDPHNLGACLRVADGAGAHAVIAPKDRAVGLNATAAKVASGAAETVPYITVTNLARTLRELKEREIWLIGTDEDGEKGLYEADFSTPAAIVMGSEGEGMRRLTRETCDVLVNVPMFGSVESLNVSVASGVCLYEARRQRMVKGC; translated from the coding sequence ATGAAAAGTAAAATGATTTTCGGTTTTCACGCCGTCACCGCGCGTTTGCGTCATGAAGCATCGTCGGTGGAAGAGATTTACGTGGATGCCAGCCGCGTCGACCGTCGCATGCAGGATTTGCTGCAGGCTGCGAAAGCCGTTGGCGTACGTGTTATTCCTGTGGACGACCAGCGCTTGTCGAATATCGTCGGCACCCGTCGTCACCAGGGCGTTGTCGCCAAGGCCGGCGAGCTGTCGCTGGCGCGTAACCTGGACGAGTTGCTGGACGCCATTGTCGGGCCGCCGCTGCTGCTGATCCTCGACGGCATTACCGATCCGCATAACCTGGGTGCTTGCCTGCGGGTAGCCGACGGCGCCGGCGCGCATGCCGTGATCGCCCCGAAAGACCGTGCCGTTGGCCTGAACGCCACTGCCGCCAAGGTGGCGAGCGGCGCGGCAGAAACCGTTCCTTATATTACCGTGACCAATCTGGCGCGTACTTTGCGTGAGTTGAAAGAGCGGGAAATCTGGTTGATCGGCACCGACGAAGATGGCGAAAAAGGCTTGTACGAAGCCGATTTCTCCACCCCTGCAGCGATTGTCATGGGCTCCGAAGGCGAGGGCATGCGCCGTTTGACGCGTGAAACCTGCGATGTGCTGGTCAACGTGCCGATGTTCGGTTCTGTCGAAAGTCTGAACGTTTCGGTGGCTTCCGGCGTCTGCCTGTATGAAGCGCGTCGTCAGCGCATGGTCAAGGGTTGTTGA
- a CDS encoding YceH family protein, which produces MNQDVNAISAGDEPVDATKKNDDFLDQFEIRVLAVLAEKEALTPDNYPLSLNTLTNGCNQLSSRDPVMSISESTVLDILQRLMQRKLVVEVKQAGARVSKYEHRMRVKWVLEQDKLAALTTLMLRGVQTAGELRSRSGRLHEFASVGEIETALQFLADKYPPLVARLAKSPGTKESRYAHLLAGEEILEQQAMADAISGSASVVRSGSQDRIAQLEGEVVNLKRQMEDLSAQFAEFKRQFD; this is translated from the coding sequence ATGAATCAGGACGTGAATGCCATTTCAGCAGGTGATGAGCCGGTTGATGCTACAAAGAAAAACGACGATTTTCTCGATCAATTTGAAATTCGCGTGCTGGCGGTTCTGGCTGAAAAAGAAGCGCTGACGCCGGATAACTATCCATTGTCATTGAATACCCTGACCAACGGCTGCAACCAACTGTCCAGCCGCGATCCGGTGATGTCGATCAGCGAGTCGACCGTCCTGGATATCTTGCAGCGCCTGATGCAACGCAAGCTGGTAGTCGAGGTGAAGCAGGCCGGTGCGCGGGTTTCCAAATACGAACATCGGATGCGCGTCAAGTGGGTGCTTGAGCAAGACAAGCTGGCGGCGCTGACGACCTTGATGTTGCGTGGCGTGCAGACCGCCGGCGAGTTGCGTAGTCGCAGCGGCCGGCTCCATGAATTCGCATCCGTAGGGGAGATCGAAACCGCCTTGCAGTTCCTGGCTGACAAATATCCGCCGCTGGTGGCGCGTCTGGCGAAATCGCCCGGGACCAAGGAATCGCGTTACGCTCACTTGCTGGCTGGGGAAGAAATACTGGAGCAACAGGCGATGGCAGATGCGATATCGGGTAGTGCTTCGGTGGTGCGCAGTGGCAGCCAGGACCGCATCGCTCAGCTGGAAGGTGAAGTGGTGAATCTAAAACGACAGATGGAAGATCTGTCGGCGCAGTTTGCCGAATTCAAGCGACAGTTTGACTGA
- the cysE gene encoding serine O-acetyltransferase, with translation MFSRIREDIANIMARDPAARTQWEVLTCYPGLHAIILHRWAHHCWHNGFKWPGRFISQVARMFTGIEIHPGATIGRRVFIDHGFGVVIGETAEVGDDCTIYQGVTLGGTSLNKGAKRHPTLARGAIIGAGAKVLGGFTVGEGAKVGSNAVVVKEVPPGATAVGNPARIVQKEAGSGKDEAAARMFAAYGVTPNGDDPLSKALHGLIDNAAAQEHQIDRIIALLKKSGMACESLPELEKFDPDQLNKLVE, from the coding sequence ATGTTCAGCCGCATTCGTGAAGACATTGCCAACATCATGGCGCGCGATCCCGCCGCCCGCACGCAGTGGGAAGTGCTGACTTGTTATCCCGGGCTGCACGCCATCATCCTGCATCGCTGGGCGCACCATTGCTGGCACAACGGTTTCAAATGGCCGGGGCGTTTCATTTCGCAGGTGGCGCGCATGTTTACCGGAATTGAAATCCATCCCGGCGCCACTATCGGCCGCCGTGTTTTCATCGATCACGGCTTCGGCGTGGTGATTGGCGAAACCGCGGAAGTCGGCGACGATTGCACCATCTACCAAGGCGTAACCTTGGGCGGCACATCGCTCAACAAGGGCGCCAAGCGTCATCCAACGCTGGCGCGCGGCGCCATCATCGGCGCCGGCGCAAAAGTGCTGGGTGGCTTTACCGTCGGCGAGGGAGCCAAGGTCGGCTCCAACGCGGTGGTGGTCAAGGAAGTGCCGCCCGGCGCGACGGCTGTCGGCAATCCAGCACGCATCGTTCAGAAAGAAGCAGGCAGCGGCAAGGATGAGGCCGCGGCGCGGATGTTTGCAGCCTACGGTGTCACGCCGAATGGCGACGATCCCTTGTCCAAGGCGCTGCATGGCCTGATCGATAACGCCGCTGCGCAAGAGCACCAGATCGACCGCATCATTGCGCTGCTGAAGAAATCCGGGATGGCTTGCGAGAGTCTGCCCGAGCTGGAAAAATTTGATCCGGACCAACTCAATAAACTGGTTGAGTAA
- a CDS encoding UDP-2,3-diacylglucosamine diphosphatase, which yields MTATDSNPPAATVALFISDLHLQTAHPRTTQAFLDFLQVQAKAVQQLYLLGDLFEYWAGDDDLETPYNHEIAEAIRQVSNGGVQVFWVAGNRDFLVGDSFAQAAALTILPDPSVITVAGRRLTVAHGDAQCTDDLAYMAFRQQVRQPQWQAQFLALPLEQRKTIIAGVRKESQQEQRHKSMEIMDVNAEAVNALFDATGTDTLIHGHTHRPARHQTSIEGGTRTRYVLPDWEYDVKTPRGGWIAIDTAGVIHRFGPDGQEIID from the coding sequence ATGACAGCCACAGACTCGAACCCGCCAGCCGCTACCGTTGCGCTGTTTATCTCCGACCTGCATTTGCAGACGGCGCACCCGCGTACGACGCAGGCTTTCCTGGACTTCCTGCAAGTCCAGGCAAAGGCGGTGCAGCAACTGTATCTGCTAGGGGACCTGTTCGAGTACTGGGCTGGCGACGATGATCTGGAGACGCCCTACAACCATGAAATTGCCGAAGCCATCCGCCAGGTCAGCAACGGCGGCGTCCAGGTTTTCTGGGTCGCTGGCAATCGTGATTTCCTGGTGGGCGACAGCTTTGCCCAGGCAGCCGCTCTGACGATACTGCCAGACCCTTCGGTCATTACGGTAGCCGGTCGCCGCCTGACGGTCGCACATGGCGATGCGCAATGCACCGACGACCTGGCTTATATGGCTTTTCGGCAGCAGGTCCGGCAGCCTCAGTGGCAAGCGCAATTCCTGGCGCTGCCACTGGAGCAACGCAAGACGATCATCGCCGGCGTACGCAAGGAAAGCCAGCAAGAGCAGCGTCACAAATCGATGGAAATCATGGACGTCAACGCAGAGGCTGTGAACGCCCTGTTTGACGCCACTGGGACCGACACCTTGATTCACGGCCATACACACAGGCCTGCACGCCATCAAACCTCAATCGAAGGCGGCACCCGGACTCGCTATGTATTGCCGGATTGGGAATACGACGTCAAGACGCCACGCGGCGGCTGGATTGCCATTGATACGGCGGGCGTGATCCACCGCTTCGGCCCGGACGGCCAGGAGATCATTGATTAA
- the rnr gene encoding ribonuclease R, whose translation MSQYSYTIPSREEILGLLRTSSEPQNAAALAAALSVKPDEMEGLTRRLNAMERDGQVKPDRAGIYKLTNSPGFIEGRVSSHRDGFGFLISDDGGDDVFLPEKEMQKVLHGDRVQARIIGTDRRGRPEGTIVEVVSRANTHVIGRLLNENGVWVIAPEDKRISQDIILAGSPGKAKAGQVVSVQLTEQPSRFTQPVGKIVEILGDIDDPGMEIEIAVRKYGVPHEFSEAAKKLAAKLPGEVRAADLADRVDLRDVPLVTIDGEDARDFDDAVYCEPVKIGRANGYRLIVAIADVSHYVKPNDALDVDALERSTSVYFPRRVIPMLPEKLSNGLCSLNPDVDRLTLVCDAVISAKGEIKAYQFYPAVIHSAARLTYTEVAAILGNTKGPEAAKRPGLVPHLLHLYEVFHALLQARQARGAIDFETTETYIVCNAAGKIEKILPRTRNDAHKVIEECMLAANVCAADLMERHKHPGLFRIHAHPTKEKLTILRTFLKQVGLNLGGGDTPSASDYAELMPKIKARPDAILLQTMMLRSMQQAVYNPENIGHFGLSYESYAHFTSPIRRYPDLLTHRTIKAILQGKRYEPKGMDTSALNTMLSPAGRKKQAEDKAAGKKKNEGSLAIWEALGVHCSANERRADEASRDVEAWLKCYFIRDKLGEEFTGVISGVATFGIFVQLDALYIEGLVHVTELGADYFQYDEARHELRGERTGIRYQLTDRVTVQVSRVDLDARKIDLRLVNEPGIKTVLKNEARRADNEQGRGAKPKAGGKGTPQKTARVTTAAKTTPAGRATKAKKVKAAGPAEKARAPKAFTKSSKRKR comes from the coding sequence TTGAGCCAATATTCCTACACAATCCCCAGCCGGGAGGAAATTCTCGGCCTTCTGCGGACCTCTTCCGAGCCGCAAAACGCCGCCGCTCTGGCAGCAGCACTAAGTGTCAAACCTGATGAAATGGAAGGTTTGACGCGCCGCCTGAACGCCATGGAGCGCGATGGCCAGGTCAAACCTGACCGCGCCGGCATCTACAAACTGACCAATTCACCGGGCTTTATCGAAGGCCGCGTCAGCAGTCACCGCGACGGTTTCGGTTTCTTGATCTCCGATGACGGCGGCGACGACGTGTTCCTGCCTGAGAAAGAAATGCAGAAAGTGCTGCATGGCGACCGTGTCCAGGCCCGCATTATCGGCACCGACCGCCGCGGTCGTCCTGAAGGGACGATTGTCGAAGTTGTCTCGCGCGCCAATACCCACGTCATTGGTCGCTTGCTCAATGAAAACGGGGTTTGGGTCATTGCGCCGGAAGACAAGCGCATCAGCCAGGACATCATTCTCGCCGGATCGCCAGGCAAGGCCAAGGCTGGCCAGGTGGTGAGCGTGCAATTGACCGAACAACCGTCGCGTTTTACCCAGCCGGTAGGCAAGATTGTCGAAATTCTCGGCGATATCGACGATCCGGGCATGGAAATCGAAATCGCAGTACGCAAGTACGGCGTACCCCACGAATTTTCCGAAGCCGCAAAAAAGCTGGCCGCCAAGCTGCCGGGCGAAGTGCGTGCCGCCGACCTGGCCGATCGCGTCGATCTGCGCGACGTGCCGCTGGTGACGATTGATGGCGAAGATGCCCGCGACTTCGATGACGCCGTTTATTGCGAGCCGGTCAAGATCGGCCGCGCCAACGGCTATCGCTTGATCGTCGCGATTGCCGACGTCAGCCATTACGTCAAGCCGAACGATGCGCTGGACGTCGATGCGCTGGAGCGCAGCACCTCGGTCTACTTCCCGCGTCGCGTGATTCCTATGCTGCCGGAGAAGCTGTCCAATGGTCTCTGCTCACTGAATCCGGATGTCGACCGTTTGACGCTGGTGTGCGACGCCGTGATCAGCGCCAAGGGCGAAATCAAGGCTTACCAGTTTTATCCTGCAGTGATCCATTCCGCTGCACGCCTCACCTACACTGAAGTTGCAGCGATTCTGGGTAACACCAAAGGGCCGGAAGCGGCCAAACGCCCGGGTCTGGTGCCGCATTTGCTGCATTTGTACGAAGTGTTCCACGCGTTGCTGCAAGCGCGTCAGGCGCGCGGTGCTATCGATTTCGAGACCACCGAGACTTACATCGTCTGCAATGCCGCCGGCAAGATCGAAAAAATCCTGCCGCGCACTCGTAACGATGCGCACAAGGTCATCGAAGAGTGCATGCTGGCAGCCAACGTCTGCGCCGCCGATCTGATGGAGCGTCACAAGCATCCGGGTCTGTTCCGCATCCATGCGCATCCGACCAAGGAAAAATTGACCATACTGCGCACCTTCCTGAAGCAGGTCGGCTTGAATCTGGGTGGCGGCGATACGCCGTCCGCATCGGATTACGCGGAGCTGATGCCGAAGATCAAGGCGCGGCCGGACGCGATCCTGCTGCAAACCATGATGCTGCGCTCGATGCAGCAAGCGGTTTACAACCCGGAAAACATTGGTCACTTCGGCTTGTCGTATGAGTCGTATGCGCACTTCACCAGCCCGATCCGCCGTTATCCCGATTTGCTGACGCACCGTACGATCAAGGCCATCCTGCAAGGCAAGCGTTACGAGCCGAAGGGCATGGATACCAGCGCGCTCAACACCATGCTGTCGCCAGCCGGCCGTAAGAAGCAGGCGGAAGACAAGGCTGCAGGCAAGAAGAAAAACGAGGGCAGCCTGGCGATCTGGGAAGCGCTTGGAGTGCATTGTTCTGCCAATGAGCGACGCGCCGATGAAGCATCGCGTGATGTCGAAGCATGGCTCAAGTGTTATTTCATCCGTGACAAGCTGGGCGAGGAATTCACTGGCGTGATTTCCGGTGTTGCAACTTTTGGTATTTTTGTCCAGCTGGATGCCTTGTATATCGAGGGGCTGGTGCATGTGACCGAACTTGGCGCGGATTATTTCCAATACGATGAGGCGCGCCATGAATTGCGCGGGGAACGCACTGGCATCCGTTACCAACTTACCGATCGGGTTACGGTGCAAGTCAGCCGGGTCGACCTGGATGCGCGCAAGATCGATTTGCGTCTGGTCAACGAGCCAGGCATCAAAACCGTGCTCAAGAACGAAGCGCGACGTGCGGACAATGAACAAGGCCGTGGCGCCAAGCCCAAGGCTGGCGGCAAAGGCACGCCCCAGAAAACCGCGAGGGTGACGACGGCTGCTAAAACCACGCCTGCAGGTAGGGCGACCAAAGCCAAGAAGGTCAAGGCCGCCGGTCCTGCGGAGAAGGCGCGGGCGCCAAAGGCGTTCACCAAGTCCAGCAAGCGCAAGCGATAG